DNA from Megalopta genalis isolate 19385.01 chromosome 15, iyMegGena1_principal, whole genome shotgun sequence:
TCTGAGATAAGGTCTGTTTCTATTTTCCAAAAGTACTTTaaatattaagaaataatatttacaaCTTTATTTATTGTTTGCAGATATACTTCATTGGATGGAAATAAGTTACAGTTGCACAATGACACAAATTTACCAGTGGCATTTTCTCTAACGCATCCTTTGGATGAAATTTGTCCTGTACTTATTAAACATGGTACTATTATTATCCTTGTGTATTCTCTTATAATATTAAGATTAATTCaagttttttttatataaatataataatactcgTAGGAAGTATATCATACATGTACGATTCAAATCAGAGAATTGTATTTACCAGTTCTGAACCATCTTTAGCTGTGATATATGATACAAAGACTGGATTGCATTCTGTATATAAAATTCGTAAAGCGCTAATAGAAGAGTGTCAAGTGGTTTGTGGTAGTAATGACACCACTTCTAGTATATTTAATCAGTCAGCAAGTGCATCGCCAATGAATTTTGGAAGTAATCTTTCTTATAACAAAAGTTGTACAAATAAAGGATACTTAAGTATATTTGGTAAGTTCCCCATTTTTCCTTtactaaaataattttaaagagCTCTTATAAATATCTGTATCGAATAATTGTAATTTAGGAGTACCTAATCCACAATTAAGTACTGTGGGATTAGGTATAACAAATAGTCCATTTGGCTCCCGAACGTCTTACACTACCACTTGCTCGGGAGGACCGTCTCCttcgcaacaacaacaacaacattctAGATCTCAGAGTCCAATGGCTACTATTTCACGTTGTCAATCTCCCACTCACTCTGCTTTTTCACCATTACTCGGAGCACCACCTACTTCTGTCATTCATCACACCAGATTGCACCATGCGATTATGGCGTCTGCATTAAGTCATGTACAAAACAGTCCTGTCAATAGCTGTAGTAACATACAATTGCAAGATATCGTTGCATCCAGTAAGCCTTTGTGTCCTGAAATTTGTCTCGATCATGTGTGGACTGAAAATGTTGGAATTCCGAAGTGAGTATTGTACTTGTCTATATTGTAAATCTTTTAGAATCCCATCTTTATATGCCCTATTACAGATTTCCTTTGTGTTTCCAATTCCTTTGGGTGTTAAGTAGAAAGTAAGTCAGATAGTGTTGAACCCAATTACTATATTGTTAGTATTAACAGTATCATCCTTTTAAAGGGAAGTTGTGTCTGGACGGGCGTCGAAAGTTTTTTTATCGTCAGATCTTGTTGGACAGAGTTACTTGTGCTATTTGGTACCACAACGATCACAACTGTTTCTAGTGAGACTCGAAAAAACCAACAAGCAACAACAAATTATTTTTGGCATGGTGACAAGTATTGTAGCAAAGGATGCAGTTAGTATACCAGTCAGTATTCATTTTCATCTTTATCTATGTATCTGTGTGTAATTGTTGTTTTAAGAATAAAATatgttattttctttattttattctttttacaGAATTTGCATATGATAGCTATAATGGATTTATCGAATGGGGTGGTGTTGTATTCTGGTGTGATATGCGTTGGAAAGTTACATGTCACAGGAATTCTTCCAAATTTAACCGGATGCAATTACTTCTTGTCCAGTATTAATACTAAACTAAGCTCTCCGTTTCCGCGACGAAGTTCATTGATCTCTCAAAACTGTGCTACTGCACATGATCTTAAATTTGAGGAAGGATTGCACTTACTAAGTCCAGTAGGAGGAAACTGTGCAAGACCTCCGATTTTGTTAGAAAATTCTTTAGTAGATTCCAATTATCTCGTTTTAAAAGAAGCAGTAGGGAATAAGGTTACTTTAGAATATGGTAACAAGAATTATTTTCGAATAACTTTACCTACATCTAGTACTTCTCCTTTAGGTAacaagaaatatatattatacgcaatttacaataaagacactgattgtattttattactaatagtCATTTGATATTTCTTTACAGTCACTAAATGTTTACAAACGCTAAGAAGCGTTCTGCAGAAAGATTTGGCGATGCAGCTGCTAGTAAAATGGTATGGCGCTCGAAATGCTCCTGGACCTCAAGATTTTTCACCGGAACAAGAGTGGTATCATTTCCTTGTagttttatttacattattGGGCTATGAAGTAGAAAAGTTACAATTAATCCAAAGAAATGAAAACGACCAACTTGCTGAACGCAACAGTCCAATGGTGGTGCCGAAAAAACAGAAAACAAACAATTCGGGGTCCACCGATGATTGGATGTACATGGTGCATTCGATTAAAAATGGGAATCCGCAAATTTTTACTTCAAATATACTTGGTCTTCAGAAAACGTCCAATACTCTACGGACATCGGTGCCAAATGTTGCAGAATCAACTACTACTGGAAGAATTAACGTACAATCCATTTTATTTCCATATTTTCCACTAGTTCTGTTCTCGTTGCATCTCTTATACGaagaattaaaattgaattgcGTAATGTCAGAAAGCTTACCACTGCTCGCACAACTACTATATCAATTgagtatggatttgaaatttGAAATATACTCGCATCACTACTTTCTAGATTTTCCGACTCTTTGTCACGTACGCGACGCTACATCTCAAATTAATGAGTCGGATTTGCTGAAGATTTCCGTTCCAAATTACATTCAGCCGAAACCGCCAAATATATTTGAGACTTTAGACAATTTATTAAACAAAAGAGAAGCCATGCCATTTCCCTATATAAGTCAAGTGAATCCGAAAACAAAGAATATAGTTTACTTAACTGCGCTAATAGCACACGAGAATGAAACGAATGTACCGGAAGCGGATAAGTTTGTGAAACATGTAATACCAGTTGGTAGTCGGATAGATTTCCAAGATAATGGAACAAAACACGagaaagaaatatttcgaaaagtTGAGTACTCTACAATAGATAGGATAGTGTTAACGTACCATGAAATGGGTGAGTCCAAGAACGTTAATATTCGAATTAGTTTTCATTCAAAACATGAATTTCTGTTACTTTCAGTATTTGTGTGTTCTCAGGTATGACCAAAAAAGATCTCGAAATCTTGCCTCCCGGTGTATCGTTATTGTTGAAGGATGTGATGTACAGGTGTAGGGAAAGGCCTCCATCGAATTGGCCAATGCAGGCATACGAATTGATAGATCGTCAAGATTTGGCGGCATTAGACATGCATTTAAAATCATCAACGTCGAATCAACACTCGGAAAACGAAGGAAAAAATTATTCCATCAAAGATCCTGAACAAGACGATGGAATGGAATTCGATGACGTTGTGTTAAAATTAAGGTTCAACAAAGACCACAGAGTAACAGAAGTACGAAAACTTCTTAATTCTTCGAAGCCAGTGAGAATAGCAATAGTACAAAGGCCAGACGTGAGTGATCATGAGTTTatagaagaacaagaaaaacatttGCATGCATTGTGTACGAGGACAATGGCACTTCCTGTGGCTCGAGGCATGTTCACGTTAAGAACGTCGACACCTATTATTACAGAACAGTTGCCAATTCCACGATTGTGTTTAACCGGTATGAGATAAAAACGAAATTATTAAATCAAGTGGAAATCGATATTACAGAAATATTATTCTATTGCTAGGAAAAGCACCTCCACGTGGGACCACTGTAGAATTGGCTCATATCGATGTACCTCCAAATATGAATTTGTGGCCTCTGTTTCACAATGGCGTAGCCGCAGGGCTTCGTATTCACCCAAACGCGTCGAACATTAATTCAACGTGGATAGTATACAATAAGCAGCAACAAGGAGAATTGGGCATTGAACATTCAGGTTTTCTGATGGCTCTTGGTTTGAACGGACATCTGAAAAATTTAGCACCCTTCAATATGTACGAATATTTAGTAGAATGTCACGAAGCTACTAGCGTTGGTCTTTTACTGGGATTATCAGCGACACATCGTGGCACAATGAATGTTTCTATGACTAAATTGTTGTCGCTTCACGTTGAAACATTATTGCCGCCAACGAGCATCGAATTAAGTGTTCAGCACAATGTTCAAGTGGCTGCCTTAATGGGGGTTGGTTTGGTATACCAGGGTACTGCTCACAGACACATTTCACACGCTTTACTATCAGAAATTGGTAAGCACTATAAATTTGTAAGTATTGATCGAATGTTTAATTATAATTTGGTGAATTCAGGCAGACCGCCAGGGCCGGAAATCAAAAATTGCGTAGACAGAGAGTCTTACTCGTTAGCGGCAGGATTAGCATTGGGTCTAGTTGTACTAGGAAGCGGCAGTGGGCCAGATCTAACTAGTATTCCTGACACTTTACACTATTATATGGTAGGTGGAGACGTCAGGCCTTTCACTGGTTCACAGAAAGACAAATACAAATCACCTAGGTAATTACATCTATgttacaaaaatgattttcttATAGAACAACTTGTGTAACTTGTCTATTTGATGATTTTAGTTATCAAATTAGAGAAGGTGATTCTATAAATATTGATGTGACCAGTCCAGGAGCAACGATAGCTCTGGGTCTTATGTACTTCAATACTGGAAATCGGGCCGTTGCAGAATGGATGCAGGCCCCCGACACTCAATATTTACTCGATTTTATACGACCTGATTTTTTGTTACTGCGGATATTAGCAAAATCACTTATCCTTTGGAACGAGATTGAACCAACAAAATCTTGGGTGTCTAGTCACGTACCCAATATCGTTTATAAATACCGATTACAAAAACCGACATCCGAAATAGCACAGAATGTAGATTTGGAGACCATGAAGTTAGTATATTGCTCTTATACAAACATTTATATTCTCTGTCTTTTTCTTATattgattaataataatatacattgaTATACAGTCAAGCATATTGCAATATTATCGCGGGTGCTTGCATGGCCTTAGGCTTGAAGTATGCAGGCACCGCTAACAGAAATGCGTTTAAAACTTTGTACAACTATGCTCAAATGTTCACTGCTTTGTCACATAAAACTATTGCGGAACTGGCAGGAAAATCGACTATTGAAACCTGCTTAAACGTCACTTTACTCTCTGCTGCCGTTGTGATGGCGGGGTCGGGTGATTTAGAGGTAGAATATTTAATACTTCTTAATTTGATGTATTTTCGGCATTTTgtaattcttataattttataGATCATGAGGATATGCCGACACGTGAGAACTCGCGTGGGCCCAGCAAGCAGTGTCGTTACATATGGTTCCCACTTAGCAACGCACATGGCTCTTGGTCTTTTGTTTCTTGGAGGAGGAATGTACACTCTCTCGAATAGCCCCAGTGCTGTAGCTGCTCTTATAATCTCCCTTTTCCCAAAATTTCCAACTCACAGTAATGATAACAGGTTTGTGTACTATTTCAATTTAGTCGTAGAAATTTATGTTTCAGAAATTGCTATATTATACAGTGACTGTAGTAATTTTTCCTGATTAATTTTATGGTTTGTAGGTATCATTTACAAGCGTTGAGACATCTGTATGTGTTGGCTGCAGAACCACGTGTTATTTTACCTAGAGACATCGATAGTCGTCAGTATTGTTACAGCAAAGTACATTTAACATTCGAATCGAAAAAGCAAGCCGAGGGACAAGATTTAGTACTTCAATCGCCATGTTtgttaccacagttatccagtCTTAAAAAGATCGAACTGAAAGATGAACGTTACTGGGAAATTGTTTTCGAGAAAGGCCATAACTGGCAGCATCTTGAAAATATGCTTACAAAAAGTGAGCCGTTAGATGTTAAACAGAGAGCTGGTTGCTTACCGTACATAGAAGATCCCCACGtaaatattattactttatcTAGTTCAATAGCCATATTAATTTACCGagtgttaatattatattgttaaatattgcaGGGATTTAGGAGTTTAATTGCACAAACGTTAACGACAGAAAATGTGATCGCATGGGCTGCTCGTCCCGAATCTGTGACCTCATTTACAAACAATAAAACTGTATTGAACATAGTTAAATACTTTTTA
Protein-coding regions in this window:
- the shtd gene encoding anaphase promoting complex subunit 1 — protein: MIAASEPVEYTPGGRQTILRHPEPVVSQHVLNNQTTAGENILLQKFSQVNISDRSLKDFWIVRENDLCGEEELYCSGKVAIHSKGSQNTRVLQTTYTCETDIKHALWCKFHTSIPNRLLKGKESEDDECNNNVVECICLIDSYTLKVFTETGEDYVSSLQFQVSAVWPTKYGILLEKSQVPTSEIRYTSLDGNKLQLHNDTNLPVAFSLTHPLDEICPVLIKHGSISYMYDSNQRIVFTSSEPSLAVIYDTKTGLHSVYKIRKALIEECQVVCGSNDTTSSIFNQSASASPMNFGSNLSYNKSCTNKGYLSIFGVPNPQLSTVGLGITNSPFGSRTSYTTTCSGGPSPSQQQQQHSRSQSPMATISRCQSPTHSAFSPLLGAPPTSVIHHTRLHHAIMASALSHVQNSPVNSCSNIQLQDIVASSKPLCPEICLDHVWTENVGIPKEVVSGRASKVFLSSDLVGQSYLCYLVPQRSQLFLVRLEKTNKQQQIIFGMVTSIVAKDAVSIPNLHMIAIMDLSNGVVLYSGVICVGKLHVTGILPNLTGCNYFLSSINTKLSSPFPRRSSLISQNCATAHDLKFEEGLHLLSPVGGNCARPPILLENSLVDSNYLVLKEAVGNKVTLEYGNKNYFRITLPTSSTSPLVTKCLQTLRSVLQKDLAMQLLVKWYGARNAPGPQDFSPEQEWYHFLVVLFTLLGYEVEKLQLIQRNENDQLAERNSPMVVPKKQKTNNSGSTDDWMYMVHSIKNGNPQIFTSNILGLQKTSNTLRTSVPNVAESTTTGRINVQSILFPYFPLVLFSLHLLYEELKLNCVMSESLPLLAQLLYQLSMDLKFEIYSHHYFLDFPTLCHVRDATSQINESDLLKISVPNYIQPKPPNIFETLDNLLNKREAMPFPYISQVNPKTKNIVYLTALIAHENETNVPEADKFVKHVIPVGSRIDFQDNGTKHEKEIFRKVEYSTIDRIVLTYHEMGMTKKDLEILPPGVSLLLKDVMYRCRERPPSNWPMQAYELIDRQDLAALDMHLKSSTSNQHSENEGKNYSIKDPEQDDGMEFDDVVLKLRFNKDHRVTEVRKLLNSSKPVRIAIVQRPDVSDHEFIEEQEKHLHALCTRTMALPVARGMFTLRTSTPIITEQLPIPRLCLTGKAPPRGTTVELAHIDVPPNMNLWPLFHNGVAAGLRIHPNASNINSTWIVYNKQQQGELGIEHSGFLMALGLNGHLKNLAPFNMYEYLVECHEATSVGLLLGLSATHRGTMNVSMTKLLSLHVETLLPPTSIELSVQHNVQVAALMGVGLVYQGTAHRHISHALLSEIGRPPGPEIKNCVDRESYSLAAGLALGLVVLGSGSGPDLTSIPDTLHYYMVGGDVRPFTGSQKDKYKSPSYQIREGDSINIDVTSPGATIALGLMYFNTGNRAVAEWMQAPDTQYLLDFIRPDFLLLRILAKSLILWNEIEPTKSWVSSHVPNIVYKYRLQKPTSEIAQNVDLETMNQAYCNIIAGACMALGLKYAGTANRNAFKTLYNYAQMFTALSHKTIAELAGKSTIETCLNVTLLSAAVVMAGSGDLEIMRICRHVRTRVGPASSVVTYGSHLATHMALGLLFLGGGMYTLSNSPSAVAALIISLFPKFPTHSNDNRYHLQALRHLYVLAAEPRVILPRDIDSRQYCYSKVHLTFESKKQAEGQDLVLQSPCLLPQLSSLKKIELKDERYWEIVFEKGHNWQHLENMLTKSEPLDVKQRAGCLPYIEDPHGFRSLIAQTLTTENVIAWAARPESVTSFTNNKTVLNIVKYFLQWPKKDKTNIDSNLNAQSYSSLAKSSSGYLTQSLSDVSERISSNWNERSDSSIEKMEIAELSSGLKNTSCSYKFEGQHFDMTEFEKHFLHTFAIIVYECVIKDKVTLLPLWVNLLKSIEIIEREPNSFSVWQIKLVSSQVLNRSYTENRKPLLNAESVKAIVQKISYIIDSWEHDLKSCIKSYLTTGEIQSDSTTLQRMCSYFIFYDIPHRMDDRTVLASMLNPELRSKIPNVKLYNLYEIFKFC